Proteins encoded within one genomic window of Tistrella bauzanensis:
- a CDS encoding acyl-CoA dehydrogenase C-terminal domain-containing protein — protein MAATYKAPLRDIRFVLHDVLDVSRIAELPGYEDATPDIFDAVLEEAAKMCENELFPINRSGDEEGCTFENGVVRTPAGFKEAYKTFIEAGWTSIAADPKYGGQGLPKTLNFVIEEMICSANLAFGMYPGLSAGAYNAIAAHATDELKQRYLPKLGDGSWSGTMCLTEPHCGTDLGLIRTRAVPADDGTFRVTGTKIFISAGEHDLTENIIHLVLAKLPGAPEGTRGISLFLVPKFIPDDQNASGARNGVACGSIEHKMGIKASATCVLNFDDAVGWMVGEPHRGLQAMFTMMNVARLAVGMQGLGIGEAAYQGAVDYARDRTSGRALTGAKYPDQSADPIIVHPDVRRNLLTMRALNEGARALSYWIGTEIDIAHHHPDPATRQAADDLVQLMTPIIKAFLTDIGFDNANRGVQIYGGHGYIREHGMEQYVRDARITQLYEGTNGIQALDLVGRKLPTGMGRLLRRFFHPVDAYIAGKKGDAALKDFTGPLAKAFQRLQQATAGLAQKAMANPDEAGAAATPYLRMFALVALAYMWTRMAEVATAKIAVGEDVAFHTAKLKTGRYFMEQVLPEHLSAFAVAMAGARTVMALDDDEF, from the coding sequence ATGGCCGCAACCTATAAGGCACCGCTGCGCGATATCCGCTTCGTGCTGCATGACGTGCTCGATGTCTCGCGCATCGCCGAACTTCCCGGCTATGAGGACGCGACACCCGACATCTTCGATGCCGTGCTCGAAGAAGCCGCGAAGATGTGCGAGAACGAGCTGTTCCCGATCAACCGTTCCGGCGACGAAGAGGGCTGCACCTTCGAGAACGGCGTGGTCCGCACGCCGGCAGGCTTCAAGGAGGCCTATAAGACCTTCATCGAGGCGGGCTGGACCTCGATTGCCGCCGATCCGAAATATGGCGGGCAGGGACTGCCCAAGACGCTGAATTTCGTGATCGAGGAGATGATCTGCTCGGCCAATCTGGCGTTCGGCATGTATCCCGGCCTGTCGGCCGGTGCCTATAACGCCATCGCCGCCCATGCGACCGACGAGTTGAAGCAGCGTTATCTGCCCAAGCTGGGCGATGGCAGCTGGTCGGGCACCATGTGCCTGACCGAGCCGCATTGCGGCACCGATCTGGGGCTGATCCGCACCAGGGCGGTGCCGGCCGATGACGGCACCTTCCGGGTGACCGGCACCAAGATCTTCATCTCGGCTGGTGAACATGACCTGACCGAGAACATCATCCATCTGGTGCTGGCCAAACTGCCCGGCGCACCTGAAGGCACGCGCGGCATCAGCCTGTTCCTGGTGCCGAAATTCATCCCCGACGACCAGAACGCGTCCGGTGCGCGCAACGGCGTTGCCTGCGGCTCGATCGAGCACAAGATGGGCATCAAGGCATCGGCGACCTGCGTGCTGAATTTCGACGACGCGGTGGGCTGGATGGTCGGCGAGCCGCATCGCGGGCTTCAGGCCATGTTCACGATGATGAACGTGGCACGGCTGGCGGTGGGCATGCAGGGCCTGGGGATCGGCGAGGCGGCCTATCAGGGGGCGGTGGATTATGCCCGCGACCGCACCTCCGGCCGCGCGTTGACCGGCGCCAAATATCCTGATCAGTCGGCCGATCCGATCATCGTGCATCCGGATGTGCGGCGCAATCTGCTGACCATGCGGGCGCTGAACGAGGGCGCGCGGGCGCTGTCATACTGGATCGGCACCGAGATCGACATCGCCCATCACCATCCAGATCCGGCGACGCGGCAGGCGGCGGATGATCTGGTGCAGTTGATGACCCCGATCATCAAGGCCTTCCTGACCGATATCGGTTTCGACAACGCCAATCGCGGCGTGCAGATCTATGGCGGCCACGGCTATATCCGCGAGCACGGCATGGAGCAATATGTCCGCGACGCGCGTATCACCCAGCTCTATGAAGGCACCAATGGCATTCAGGCGCTGGATCTGGTGGGGCGGAAGCTGCCGACCGGCATGGGCCGGCTGCTGCGGCGGTTCTTCCATCCGGTCGACGCCTATATCGCCGGGAAGAAGGGCGATGCGGCGCTGAAGGACTTCACCGGCCCGCTGGCCAAGGCGTTCCAGCGGTTGCAACAGGCGACCGCCGGCCTGGCCCAGAAGGCGATGGCCAACCCCGACGAGGCGGGGGCCGCGGCGACGCCTTATCTGCGCATGTTCGCGCTGGTGGCGCTGGCCTATATGTGGACCCGGATGGCCGAGGTCGCCACCGCCAAGATCGCTGTGGGCGAGGATGTCGCCTTCCACACGGCCAAGCTGAAGACCGGCCGCTATTTCATGGAACAGGTGCTGCCTGAACACCTGTCGGCCTTCGCGGTCGCCATGGCGGGTGCCAGGACCGTGATGGCGCTCGACGACGACGAGTTC
- a CDS encoding 3-hydroxyacyl-CoA dehydrogenase/enoyl-CoA hydratase family protein has protein sequence MTEINKVAVIGAGVMGAGIAAHIANAGVPVVLLDIVPKDATNRNALAEGAVQKMLKTKPKSFMHPSRARLVTTGNLDDNLDLLADADWIVEAVIENVEIKRRLYSTLDGVRKAGSIVSSNTSTIPLGHLVEGQSAAFKADFLITHFFNPPRYMRLLELVAGPETRADAVETMRRFGDHRLGKGVVDCKDTPGFIANRIGTFWMQGAVVEAMDRGLDIEAVDALLSKPVGIPKTGVFGLIDLVGLDLMPHVAASMKATLPADDAYHAIYRDSDLFKKMIAEGYTGRKGKGGFYRRRKEGGRSITEAIDLATGEYRAKRKPDLASIKAGAKDLRALVSHEDEGGSYAWAVISQALVYTADLVGTIADEVPAIDEAMRLGYAWKYGPFELIDRLGAGWFADRLKAEGRRVPAIVEAVAGNGTGSFYRVNDGVVEYASLAGGYAPVPIPEGVLRLSDVKRRGKRVDGNGSASLWDIGDGVLCLEFHTKMNSIDPGVLEIVAKSTEIVRGGYKALVIYNEADNFSVGANVGLALFASNIAAWDMIDGMIRMGQETYKALKYTPFPVVGAPVGMALGGGCEILLHCDAVQAHAETYMGLVEVGVGVVPGWGGCKELLVRWMNNKRRPGGPMPAVAQVFEMVSTAKVSESAEEARDLLLLRDGDRITMNRDRVLADAKARALDMVAGYEKPLPAEISLPGLTARVALNMAVEGFHMQGKATPHDVVVSGALARVLSGGDTDITETLREDDITRLEREAFVSLLKTPATLARIEHMLETGRPLRN, from the coding sequence ATGACCGAAATCAACAAGGTGGCCGTGATCGGCGCCGGCGTCATGGGCGCCGGCATCGCGGCCCATATCGCCAATGCCGGCGTGCCGGTGGTGCTGCTCGATATCGTGCCCAAGGATGCCACGAACCGCAATGCGCTGGCCGAGGGCGCGGTTCAGAAGATGCTGAAGACCAAACCCAAAAGCTTCATGCATCCCAGCCGCGCCCGATTGGTGACCACCGGCAATCTGGACGACAATCTCGACCTGCTGGCCGATGCCGACTGGATCGTCGAGGCGGTGATCGAGAATGTCGAGATCAAGCGCCGGCTGTATTCCACCCTCGATGGCGTGCGCAAGGCCGGCTCGATCGTGTCGTCGAACACCTCGACCATTCCGCTGGGCCATCTGGTCGAAGGGCAGTCGGCGGCGTTCAAGGCCGACTTCCTGATCACCCATTTCTTCAACCCGCCCCGCTATATGCGGCTGCTGGAACTGGTCGCCGGCCCGGAAACCCGTGCCGACGCGGTCGAGACCATGCGCCGCTTCGGCGATCACCGGCTGGGCAAGGGCGTGGTGGACTGCAAGGACACGCCCGGCTTCATCGCCAATCGGATCGGCACCTTCTGGATGCAGGGCGCCGTGGTAGAGGCGATGGATCGTGGCCTGGATATCGAGGCGGTCGACGCGCTGCTGTCAAAGCCGGTCGGCATCCCCAAGACCGGCGTCTTCGGGCTGATCGATCTGGTCGGGCTGGACCTGATGCCGCATGTCGCCGCCAGCATGAAGGCGACATTGCCCGCGGATGATGCCTATCACGCCATCTATCGTGACAGCGACTTGTTCAAGAAGATGATCGCCGAGGGCTATACCGGCCGCAAGGGCAAGGGCGGTTTCTATCGCCGGCGCAAGGAAGGCGGCCGCTCGATCACCGAGGCCATCGACCTTGCCACCGGCGAATACCGGGCGAAGCGCAAGCCCGATCTCGCCAGCATCAAGGCGGGCGCGAAGGATCTGCGGGCGCTCGTGTCGCATGAGGACGAAGGCGGCAGCTATGCCTGGGCGGTGATCTCGCAGGCGCTGGTCTATACGGCTGATCTGGTCGGCACCATCGCCGACGAGGTGCCGGCGATCGACGAGGCGATGCGCCTTGGTTATGCCTGGAAATACGGGCCGTTCGAGTTGATCGACCGGCTGGGCGCCGGCTGGTTCGCCGACCGTCTGAAGGCCGAGGGCCGGCGGGTGCCGGCGATCGTCGAGGCGGTGGCCGGCAACGGCACGGGTAGCTTCTATCGGGTCAATGACGGCGTGGTGGAATACGCCAGCCTTGCCGGCGGCTATGCGCCGGTGCCGATCCCGGAAGGGGTGCTGCGGCTGTCGGATGTGAAGCGGCGCGGCAAGCGCGTCGATGGCAACGGCTCGGCCAGCCTGTGGGATATCGGCGACGGCGTGCTGTGCCTGGAATTCCACACCAAGATGAATTCGATCGACCCCGGCGTGCTCGAAATCGTCGCGAAGTCGACCGAGATCGTGCGCGGTGGTTACAAGGCGCTGGTCATCTATAACGAGGCGGATAATTTCTCGGTCGGCGCCAATGTCGGTCTGGCCTTGTTCGCGTCGAACATCGCCGCCTGGGACATGATCGACGGCATGATCCGCATGGGGCAGGAAACCTATAAGGCGCTGAAATACACGCCCTTCCCGGTGGTCGGCGCGCCGGTCGGCATGGCGCTGGGGGGTGGCTGCGAAATCCTGCTGCATTGCGATGCGGTTCAGGCCCATGCCGAAACCTATATGGGGCTGGTCGAGGTCGGTGTCGGCGTGGTGCCCGGCTGGGGTGGCTGCAAGGAGCTTCTGGTCCGCTGGATGAACAACAAGCGTCGTCCGGGTGGCCCGATGCCGGCCGTGGCCCAGGTGTTCGAGATGGTCTCCACCGCCAAGGTCTCGGAAAGTGCCGAGGAAGCCCGCGATCTGCTGCTGCTGCGTGATGGTGACCGGATCACGATGAACCGCGACCGGGTGCTGGCGGATGCCAAGGCCCGGGCGCTGGACATGGTGGCGGGTTACGAAAAGCCGCTGCCGGCCGAAATCTCGCTGCCGGGACTGACGGCACGGGTGGCGCTGAACATGGCGGTGGAAGGCTTCCACATGCAGGGCAAGGCGACGCCGCATGACGTGGTGGTATCGGGCGCACTGGCCCGGGTGTTGTCGGGCGGCGATACCGATATCACCGAGACCTTGCGCGAGGACGACATCACCCGGCTGGAACGCGAGGCCTTTGTCTCGCTTCTGAAGACGCCGGCGACGCTGGCCCGGATCGAGCACATGCTCGAGACCGGCAGGCCGCTGCGTAACTGA
- a CDS encoding thiolase family protein codes for MKSVVIAGYARSPFHFARKGALAKVRPDDLAAQVVKALVERTGIDPETIEDLILGCAFPEGEQGFNAGRLVALLAGLPQSVAGTTVNRFCGSSMQSVHMAAGAIQLGAGDAFIAAGVESMTRVPMMGFNPAPNPLLADSGAYVPMGITAENVAEKWQIGRAAQEEFAVASHQKAAAARAAGRLADEIVAIAQKKGPVIDSDGCIRPDATAEGLAGLDPAFKKDGVVTAGTSSPLTDGAAACLVCTEEYAAKHNLTPLARIRSVAVAGCAPEIMGIGPVAASRKALDRAGIKSADLDVIELNEAFASQALACIKDLSLDPSRVNLDGGAIALGHPLGATGARITGKAAALLKREGGRFALATQCIGGGQGIATVLEAL; via the coding sequence ATGAAGAGCGTCGTGATCGCGGGTTATGCCCGTTCCCCCTTCCACTTTGCCCGCAAGGGTGCGCTGGCCAAGGTCCGCCCCGATGATCTGGCGGCACAGGTGGTGAAGGCGCTGGTCGAGCGGACCGGTATAGACCCTGAGACGATCGAGGATCTGATCCTGGGCTGCGCGTTCCCTGAAGGTGAGCAGGGGTTCAATGCCGGCCGTCTGGTGGCGCTGCTGGCCGGCCTGCCGCAGTCCGTGGCCGGCACCACCGTCAACCGCTTCTGCGGATCGTCGATGCAGTCGGTGCATATGGCGGCCGGCGCCATCCAGCTTGGTGCGGGCGACGCCTTCATCGCCGCCGGCGTGGAATCGATGACCCGGGTGCCGATGATGGGCTTCAACCCGGCGCCGAACCCGCTGCTGGCCGATAGCGGCGCCTATGTCCCCATGGGCATCACGGCTGAAAACGTCGCCGAGAAGTGGCAGATCGGCCGTGCCGCTCAGGAGGAATTCGCCGTCGCCTCGCATCAGAAGGCCGCGGCCGCACGCGCGGCCGGCCGGCTGGCCGACGAGATCGTGGCGATCGCCCAGAAGAAGGGCCCGGTGATCGACAGCGACGGCTGCATCCGCCCCGATGCCACGGCCGAGGGGCTGGCCGGGCTCGATCCGGCCTTCAAGAAGGATGGCGTGGTCACCGCCGGCACCTCGTCGCCGCTGACCGACGGTGCCGCCGCCTGCCTGGTGTGCACCGAGGAATATGCGGCGAAGCATAATCTGACCCCGCTTGCCCGCATCCGCTCGGTGGCTGTCGCTGGTTGCGCGCCTGAGATCATGGGCATCGGCCCGGTGGCCGCCAGCCGCAAGGCGCTGGATCGCGCCGGCATCAAATCCGCCGATCTGGATGTGATCGAGCTGAACGAGGCCTTCGCCTCGCAGGCGCTGGCCTGCATCAAGGATCTGTCGCTCGACCCGTCGCGGGTCAATCTGGATGGCGGCGCCATCGCGCTCGGCCATCCGCTGGGCGCCACGGGGGCCCGCATCACCGGCAAGGCGGCGGCGCTGCTGAAGCGCGAGGGCGGCCGGTTCGCGCTGGCCACCCAGTGCATCGGCGGTGGCCAGGGCATCGCCACGGTCCTCGAAGCGCTGTGA
- a CDS encoding MerR family transcriptional regulator, whose translation MPETFTITQLSEEFSITPRAIRFYEDQHLLTPAREGMNRVYSYRDRGRLKLILRGKRLGFSLAEIKEFLDLYDADHTQVEQLRQLRLAVASRVAQLESQLSDLMVTLDELRDIEAQVLSALATKGVEATG comes from the coding sequence ATGCCCGAGACGTTCACCATCACGCAGTTGTCCGAGGAATTCTCGATCACGCCGCGTGCGATCCGCTTCTATGAAGATCAACATCTGCTGACGCCTGCCCGCGAGGGGATGAACCGGGTCTACAGCTATCGCGATCGCGGCCGCTTGAAGCTTATCCTGCGCGGCAAGCGGCTGGGCTTCAGCCTGGCCGAGATCAAGGAATTCCTCGACCTCTACGATGCCGACCACACCCAGGTGGAGCAGTTGCGCCAGTTAAGGCTGGCGGTGGCGAGCCGGGTGGCACAACTGGAAAGCCAGCTGTCGGATCTGATGGTGACGCTTGATGAGTTGCGCGACATCGAGGCGCAGGTGTTGAGCGCCTTGGCGACCAAGGGGGTTGAGGCCACGGGCTGA